A genomic segment from Alteribacillus bidgolensis encodes:
- a CDS encoding D-alanine--D-alanine ligase family protein → MKTRVGVVFGGVSVEHEVSVISALQAIKAMDDNQYEAVPVYISKDRNWYTGEELLDIEAYKDLKQLLQNAQKVSITKSDNGNVILQKDPVPKFGKRSVAEIDVAFPIVHGTFGEDGVLQGLFELYDLPYVGCDVMSSAAGMDKVMMKQILRDSKLPVLDYVWFHSSHWTDDSEDIITMIEERLGFPVIVKPANLGSSVGINKAQTREELEEAVEEAMSFASKILVEYMVQDMKEVNCSVLGDYEEVEASVIEEVLKSEEILSYQDKYQGGGKGADAAKGMESTDRVIPAPLDDKSTTEVQELAKDTFQILGCSGVSRIDFLIDQTENKVYVNEINTIPGSLSFYLWDPAGKNYTQLTHQLIQLALKRKRERDKLTFSIDSNLFSLQSAEGVKGGSKSNKPNA, encoded by the coding sequence ATGAAAACCAGAGTGGGTGTAGTTTTTGGCGGAGTTTCGGTCGAGCATGAGGTGTCCGTTATCTCTGCTCTTCAAGCAATCAAAGCAATGGATGACAACCAATATGAGGCAGTTCCTGTTTACATCAGCAAAGATAGAAACTGGTACACCGGGGAAGAGCTCCTTGACATTGAAGCATATAAAGATTTAAAGCAGCTTTTGCAAAACGCTCAAAAAGTCTCGATAACTAAATCGGATAACGGAAACGTAATATTGCAGAAAGATCCGGTTCCTAAGTTCGGTAAGCGTTCTGTTGCAGAGATCGATGTGGCTTTTCCAATTGTTCACGGAACATTTGGTGAGGATGGGGTTTTGCAGGGCCTTTTTGAGTTATACGACCTTCCTTATGTTGGCTGTGACGTAATGTCATCTGCCGCCGGCATGGATAAAGTGATGATGAAGCAAATACTTAGAGATTCTAAACTTCCTGTTTTAGATTATGTTTGGTTTCACAGCAGTCATTGGACAGACGATAGTGAAGATATTATAACTATGATCGAAGAACGTCTCGGTTTTCCAGTCATTGTAAAACCTGCAAATTTGGGTTCTAGTGTTGGGATTAATAAAGCCCAAACTCGTGAGGAACTTGAAGAAGCAGTCGAAGAAGCAATGTCCTTTGCGTCGAAAATTTTAGTAGAATATATGGTTCAAGATATGAAAGAAGTAAACTGCTCGGTTCTTGGGGATTATGAAGAAGTGGAAGCTTCTGTGATTGAAGAAGTATTGAAATCGGAGGAAATATTAAGTTATCAGGATAAATATCAAGGCGGTGGAAAAGGAGCAGATGCAGCAAAAGGAATGGAGAGCACAGATCGTGTGATTCCTGCCCCTCTTGACGATAAGAGTACGACAGAAGTTCAGGAACTCGCAAAAGACACGTTTCAAATTCTTGGCTGCAGTGGAGTTTCTCGTATTGACTTTTTAATTGATCAAACGGAAAATAAGGTTTACGTGAATGAAATTAATACGATTCCTGGTTCCTTGTCTTTTTATCTATGGGATCCAGCAGGCAAAAACTATACACAATTAACTCACCAGCTTATTCAGCTTGCTTTAAAACGAAAGCGCGAACGAGATAAGCTGACATTCTCGATTGACTCTAACCTTTTCTCTCTGCAAAGCGCAGAAGGAGTAAAAGGTGGATCTAAGTCGAATAAACCAAATGCATAG